In the Telopea speciosissima isolate NSW1024214 ecotype Mountain lineage chromosome 2, Tspe_v1, whole genome shotgun sequence genome, one interval contains:
- the LOC122652013 gene encoding (-)-germacrene D synthase-like, which produces MSDLLSFAHPAHVHQHLIQNAKTDIIRRSANYHPSIWGDQFLKYAPDVMVDEDGCPEHVVEELKEEVRRMLRADANFDPSNKLNLIDSLQRLGVAYHFEGEIEELLEQMKDTVPPDHGNHLYTIALWFRLLRQQGYNVSCNVFNRFKDSKAGSFKEDLLKDVSGLLCLYEATHLRVHGEDILDEALAFTITQLKFILTHHHHHDFYLKPPLATQVMHALKQPLHKGMPRLETRHYISIYEEVETRNVTLLKLAKLDFNSLQSIHRQELSQLSRWWKELKFATKLPYARDRLVECYFWIVGVYFEPHYSLARMILTKVIALTSIIDDTYDVYGTLEELKLFTDAIERWDIISGMDQLPEYMKVLYSTLLDVYNEIEENLRKEGQSYRLNYAIEAMKTQVRAYFIEAKWFNEGFIPTFEEYMGIALTSCGYYMLTVTSFLGMGNIIETKEALDWAIDDPKLVRASSLINRLMDDIVSHKMEQERGHVCSSIECYMKQHGVTEQDACDEFNKRIENAWKDINEGCIKPTVVPMPFLIRAVNLARMMDVIYKHEDGYVNASKVLKEYITLLFIDPICLHL; this is translated from the exons ATGTCTGACCTCCTTTCTTTTGCTCATCCTGCTCATGTTCATCAGCATTTGATTCAAAATGCAAAAACAGATATCATTCGCCGCTCAGCAAATTACCATCCCAGCATTTGGGGTGATCAATTCCTCAAATATGCTCCTGATGTTATG GTAGATGAGGATGGTTGTCCTGAACATGTTGTTGAAGAGTTGAAAGAAGAAGTAAGGAGGATGCTAAGGGCTGATGCCAATTTTGATCCTTCAAATAAATTGAACTTGATTGATTCATTGCAACGCCTTGGTGTGGCATACCACTTTGAAGGAGAGATAGAGGAGTTGCTAGAGCAGATGAAGGATACAGTACCCCCTGATCATGGAAACCATCTTTACACCATCGCTCTATGGTTTCGATTACTGAGACAACAAGGGTATAATGTCTCCTGCA ATGTTTTCAATAGGTTCAAGGACAGCAAAGCTGGCAGCTTCAAGGAGGACTTACTTAAAGATGTGTCTGGCTTGCTATGCTTGTATGAAGCTACACATCTCAGGGTACATGGAGAAGACATTCTAGATGAAGCCCTTGCATTCACAATCACTCAACTTAAATTTATACttactcatcatcatcatcatgatttttatttaaagcCTCCTCTTGCAACACAAGTGATGCATGCATTGAAACAGCCCCTCCACAAGGGCATGCCAAGATTAGAAACAAGGCATTACATCTCTATTTATGAAGAAGTTGAGACAAGGAATGTGACTCTGCTGAAGCTTGCAAAGTTGGATTTCAATTCACTGCAGTCAATTCACCGGCAGGAGCTAAGCCAACTCTCAAG ATGGTGGAAAGAATTGAAATTTGCAACTAAGCTCCCTTATGCGAGAGACCGACTGGTGGAATGCTATTTTTGGATAGTGGGGGTGTATTTTGAGCCACATTATTCTCTTGCTAGAATGATTTTAACCAAAGTTATAGCCTTGACTTCAATCATAGATGATACCTACGATGTTTATGGCACATTGGAAGAACTCAAGCTCTTCACAGATGCAATTGAGAG GTGGGACATAATAAGCGGCATGGATCAACTTCCCGAATACATGAAAGTGCTTTATTCTACACTCCTAGATGTTTATAATGAAATTGAGGAAAACCTGagaaaggaagggcaatcttaTCGACTCAATTATGCAATAGAAGCA ATGAAGACACAGGTCAGAGCGTACTTTATAGAAGCCAAATGGTTTAATGAAGGATTCATTCCGACGTTTGAAGAGTATATGGGAATTGCATTAACCTCCTGTGGCTATTATATGCTTACAGTCACATCCTTCCTTGGCATGGGAAATATTATTGAGACAAAGGAGGCATTAGACTGGGCAATTGATGATCCTAAACTTGTTAGGGCTTCATCATTAATAAATCGGCTTATGGATGATATCGTGTCCCACAAG ATGGAGCAAGAGAGAGGACATGTTTGTTCGAGTATTGAATGCTACATGAAGCAACACGGTGTGACCGAGCAAGATGCATGTGATGAATTTaacaaaagaatagaaaatgCATGGAAAGATATAAATGAAGGTTGCATCAAACCGACTGTTGTTCCAATGCCATTTCTCATACGAGCTGTCAATCTTGCTCGTATGATGGACGTCATATATAAGCATGAAGATGGATATGTTAATGCCTCAAAAGTGCTGAAAGAGTATATCACCTTGTTGTTCATTGATCCAAT